Part of the Coregonus clupeaformis isolate EN_2021a chromosome 31, ASM2061545v1, whole genome shotgun sequence genome, cTTCaactcccccaatcctaaccttaaccattagtgagcAAAATGCAAAAATGACTCAAGATCAGAATCTATGGGCAACTTCCCCCTACTTCATCCTTCCTTTCCAATAACTCATCTGTGGATACTCCATTCTTTATCTCCACGATCTTGATCCTGGTCTTCTCACATGTCCAGGGAGAACAAACCACCAGAATTTCAGATAGGATCTCAGCTCAGAACAACTAGTCTTTCTAGCAGGGGTTGGAactggttcagggaacagaacagaaaacctgaAAATAATGTCATTTTTCAAGGAACAGAAAAGGAACCGGGAACGAAAGGGAtccatactgttccggaacagaaccgttattttaaaagcatgggaaccggttaataatgttattttacgttccaggcatttttttctagtccctcaaaaaaaacgcaacaaagcacctatgcaaagccctcactctgtcactcagaaacgtatacAAGTGTCTGCCTGCAAGCTGAACATCCttgacagtgtgtgtgcgtgtttaggctacctgcccctcccccctccgaagcatagtctactgtactgacgttacaagtgtgattcagaagatagggagagagatttgtAATTAGCTAAAGAAGAATGGAttcactttttcaatgctagttaaggatacaaaaggcctagttatcacgtttcacgttggatttattaactacaaaaagctaagacgtgtttttaattctgttgccgctctgcacacacaagattgttagctagctagctcaaaggacattcaaagttcctccatagaagccgctcctcataggtataattctgtagacctaattcagataatgcatgtcataacaagatgcccagcacttcaagcctcctcctcaaccctctgTCGCTCTCTACCCACCCACAATATTTCAGTCGCATCTTGTACCACTTGTCTGTCCATCAggcatgtaaacaactagcttgcctgctctatccgcactgattggtgaagtcatttaatgagctaattgtaaaaaaacagttgatttcacaggttaaaaaaggaacagaaaggaacaatataaaccAGTACTTTTTTTGAGTtcaaaccggttcagaacttttttttgctggtcggaacagtggaacggaatgAAAAGAATAGTGGTTCTGTTTATAACTAAACTTTTGGAAATTCATTTAGGTTCCAACCCCTGCTTTCTAGGCATCTAGTCCTTCCAGATAGGATCTCACCTACAAAACAGCTAGATTGTCTAGCCAATTCTAGTCCTTCCAGATAGGATCTCACCTACAAAACAGCTAGATTGTCTAGCCAATTCTAGTCCTTCCAGATAGGATCTCACCTACAAAACAGCTAGATTGTCTAGCCAATTCTAGTCCTTCCAGATAGGATCTCACCTACAAAACAGCTAGATTGTCTAGCCAATTCTAGTCCTTCCAGATAGGATCTCACCTACAAAACAGCTAGATTGTCTAGCCAATTCTAGTCCCTTCCAGATAGGATCTCACCTACAAAACAGCTAGATTGTCTAGCCAATTCTAGTCCTTCCAGATAGGATCTCACCTACAAAACAGCTAGATTGTCTAGCCAATTCTAGTCCTTCCAGATAGGATCTCACCTACAAAACAGCTAGATTGTCTAGCCAATTCTAGTCCTTCAGCTAAGCATTTGTTTTTGACAATGTGTGAGTCCTTCATACCCAAACACCTCAGacatccctcatctctctccagtctcttgtCATTCGATACCTTTTTGTTCAAACTTCAAATTGTTCAATTTAACAGTCCAACTGTCCAAGTCTTCCCCTCAGGCCACACAGGCACCTTGACTTCAAATTGTTCAAACTTCCATTTAACAGTCCCTCTCTTCCCTCAGAACTCAGACCACGCAGAGTCCATGGTTGGCCATGAGGGCCGTCTGActctccctcctccagtcctTCTTCCTCCCCAGCCGGACCCTCCAGCAGACAGCACTGGACCCCAGGAGGGCCAGCCCGGCCGACAGCAGAACCAGCCCCAGCACCGAGATGGTGGAGCCGTGGGAGTTGAACGTGTACGCCACGGCTGTTACCACAATACCGGCGATAAGGACCACCACGCCAAACGGCACGGTGCACCGGTAGCACGACATCTCCGCCCCGCCGGTGGCCGCTGTCAACTGCACCTCGTTGATTAACGGGACGGTCGTCACAACAACGCTACGGTccttcttgttgttgttgttgttgttgttgttggattTCTCTGTCGTGACTTTCTCAGAGGTTGATGTGGGCATTTTCATGGTGCTTTTGGGGACTTTCGGTGCGTTTTTGCTGATGGGGTCTTCTGGAATAGAGATTTTGCTGGCTAGGAAAAGGTGGGCCATCTTGACTTTCAGTGGTCAACCTGTTGAGTTTGTCAATCTGTGTGgcctacagagagagaaaagTTAATTTTAGTCATATTGAAATCAAAACAGAGAACCCAGATTACACTTTATGAAACAGCACTACAATAAAGGATGTCAACAGAGCACAATTGACTGAGTTGAAGGCTGTGCTCATTGAAATGAACTAAGATCTCTGTGCAGGGCCGGCCCGCCCATTAGTGGCAGATTGACTAGGGCAGCATTTTccgagctaaactgaccaagacgtaCCTCCAACAATACATAAAACGTCAcataattacagtgcattcggaaagtattcagaacccttccctTTTCCCGCTCTTGGCATGTTTTTAGATTTATCCAAAGAGTTTGACACAGTTGATCATGAAATATTACTTTCTAAATTGAATGATTATGTTTTTCATGATTATACATATTAATTGGTTATGTTTATGATAGAGAACAATTTGTTTATGCAAACATCTGTGCATCTGCAAGGGCCAAGATATCCTGTGGCGTCCCACAGGGTTCGATAATTTGACCTTTATTAGTCCTAATCTATATTAATGACCTTGCTGCTGTGTCTTCTACTGTACTTCCCATTCTCTTTGCTGATTATACCAattttattttatcaaacaaTCATTTTGATTCACCAATTAATGAAGCCAACTCAGGCATGGCCACATTTTCTGAATGGTTCCAGATAAACAAATTATctttaaatgtttaaaaaatccaACTTCATTGTAGTACTAGtaagaataaaaaatattgttaaaaaaaaaagagccagaatctcaattggtggTCACATCCACTAGATTCCTTTGGGTTCTAATTAATGAAAATTTATCATATTCAATTTGTCTGCAGCAAAGTGATGAAATCGGTTGGTATCATCAGAAAGATTAGtgctttggttcatcaggcttgctTCCTAACTTTATACTAtagcttaaaaaaatatatatatatatctttggtGCAAACAAATTAAACTTAAATTAAACTtaaacagtacagtaaagaaaagtaaagtatagtacagtacaatagtacagcacagtagagtatagtacagtataatgtactgtattgtaccgtACTTTCCTCTAATGTACTCTACTCAAGacgtattttcaactttcattcagaacctaaaatGAACCTAACTTCACTGTctggaaaaatatgtattttagatGTCTTTTCAACgtaattttgcttactgggactattgtAGTTTTGCGGGGTATAGGAGGGCGTCAATCTTTTTTGTCTTCCCTAGGGCGGCAGAATGGCCAGGATCGGGCCTGTCTCTGTGCCTATGCATAGCCTATGCACTGGCAGTAATATTTCCTCCGGATGCATCGTTGGCAGTTGAATTTGAGGCCTCTACAACAAGCAACATAACTGTCAAATTCCCCGGAGAACGTCGGGCAACGTTAGCAGACCTCCGTGAAACCAGAGCCGGCCAATTTCATAAACACTCTGCTCTAATGATGAAATAGAATATGTTAAAAGCTATTAAAACAGCTATGACGTAGCATATGTCATCAACACTTTACATCTCTGTCGATGTCCACTGGGATGCGATGCAATATTTCGAAGTCTAGGCTGTTGCTCGAGCACGCGCGTTATGGAGATTCTTTTTTTGTCGATAAAAAATAATCTCTTTATCCACATTTAGATGCCGACTGTTTCCATATTTAACACATAACCCATGCACATATTGTAGTTTCAGCGATATGATATTCAATGAAAGCAATAACTGTGAATTTCACAATTAAAGTCAAAGAAATCAGTTAAACTTACTGTATTCTGGACCTCTTTTCATTCTCTGACGTTCTTCAGTGCGTCTTTGGGGTAACGGAATGCAACCATCAGCCTTTTCACTCTCATCTCGTTCTTGAAGTTGTCTGTCATGTCATCTGTTCGTTTTTTGACCATTATTAGTTCATTTTTTCTCCAAATACAGATATAATATACGACTCCCCTGTTTACCTTTCACACGAGCGCATGGAAATGTGTTATATGCGCAGGGTTCTTTCCCAGAATTAGATAAATTATATAGCCTTTTATTTCACTCACTTCTACTCTCTCAATGCGCTGTCCATGTATCGTGCAGGCAGCGGATGTTCTAAACGAGCGCAGTCATGTCTAGAAAGCTGTGGCTCTTTGCCATGATCTGGTCTACATCGTCTTGGAGAATCATGCAGGGGGATATCAATAGCTAAAGAGGGGAGTGGCTGTGAGACacgactctcctctccccctcacctaGTGAACGAGCAAGGAAACTTTTAACCCTTCCCACTCGGAAGACAGGGACACACTTGAACTGATTGATATACTGCTAAGTCTATTATTATTGATTTCAAAGTATACAGCAAACGCAATTTCAATGTGTTTATGACCCATAGCATCACATCTTATTCTGTATTCAAACAACAATTACGTTCTTCTTTATTGTTTTACCAGTAGTGTATATCACATAACAGCAACAATTAAATTATGTCTACTGTTATGATATAATGCGTTGTCTTATCCATGTTGTTCATTTCTACTTGTGTTTCAAGGTGTCAAGACTCACCAATGGCACTGCCTATGCTTTGTATGCAAACTAAGGTATGTCCTTTACGCTATGTTTGTATAGGGGCTGGTAACCCTAGCATGtaatggctctgtgtgtgtgtgagtgtgcgcatGTGTCTGTGTTTAAGTAATGGCTCGGTATTATTTTAACCCCTTGTTTCGGGGTCTGGTTCTCAGACACATGGGGAGTAGTCCTGACTGCTTTCCTTCCTGGACTCACTGCTTTCCTAACTGACACTCAATATTTCCACACAGGGATGCAACAAACTCTTACCCTCCATTGTTGCACAATGTCATTGCACCATTGCTCCACTGACTTACTGTATAATGTCAAGTATGGCCTGCAACGTTGGAGATTTGCCTGCAGTTGCAGTCATTTGTAAGTGCCTAGTGCACTGTGGAAGAAAATAGCATTCAGTCATTGCCGTGTCACTCTGACTCCGAATTcccatacttttttattttttacatttacacaaACTATTGATAAAGTTACAGTTATAAACATTGTGGGACAGTTTCCCCGGGGCCAGAGGAAGCCTATTCCTTGACTAAAGCACTTTCAGTTGGATACTCTCCAATGAGGACACTTTAAGTCAATGACTAAATGCTATTTTCTTCCACATTGCATTAGTCACTTACAAATGACTGCAATAATACCAAGCCATTActtaaacacagacacacacacacagacacacacacacacacacacacacacacacacacacacacacacacacacacacacacacacacacacacacacacacacacacacacacacacacacacacacacacacacacacacacacaggctggctTCCCACTATTCCCACCATTATCCCCCAGAGAATTGTCTGGGCTACTCTAAGTGAGCGAGAGGCTGTACCAGACTGCTATACCCTTTATCCACAAACCTTCTGTGCTCTACCTCAGAATCTGTGTCCTCGTAGAAATTCCTTGTTTTTAATGATGGCGTTTCTCTGATCTGCAGAGTGTGGGAAGAATGGTCCAGCTTGGCTTTGACATCTGCTGAGAGTTAGTCAGGTTCAACAGTCTGTTGGTCTGTTTACTGTCTTTACACTGCTGCACAGGAGGTTGATTGGGGGAAAAtgtgctcgtggtaatggctggagcagaatcagtggaatggtatcaaatacatcaaaacacatggtttccaggtgtttgatgccaaaTTCCATTTGCatcgttccggccattattatgagccgttccccctcagcagcctccactgcgcCTGCTGTCTGTCTATAGTCCATTTAGAGAGGGATACTCAAGTCTAAggtcgcatcccaaatggcaccctattccttacatagtgcactacttaagaccaaagccctatgggccctggtcaaaagtagtgcactacattgggaatagggtgccatttggcacggAACCTAAATCGAATTAAACATGATCCCTGAATCCTCATGTCTCTGTGGTGGTCTAATGAATGTTGTAAATAATGTGAATGTGTTTAGGTGTAGATGATTTGTCAGACAGGAACACAGTGGGAGTCATGGGCTCTGTCTGCAATGGCACTccatttcctttatagtgcactatttctgACCAGGGCCTTTTATGT contains:
- the LOC121547725 gene encoding transmembrane protein 100, whose product is MAHLFLASKISIPEDPISKNAPKVPKSTMKMPTSTSEKVTTEKSNNNNNNNNKKDRSVVVTTVPLINEVQLTAATGGAEMSCYRCTVPFGVVVLIAGIVVTAVAYTFNSHGSTISVLGLVLLSAGLALLGSSAVCWRVRLGRKKDWRRESQTALMANHGLCVV